One stretch of Podospora pseudoanserina strain CBS 124.78 chromosome 4, whole genome shotgun sequence DNA includes these proteins:
- a CDS encoding hypothetical protein (COG:S; EggNog:ENOG503PYI5) produces MLDLVTCIASFAYQTFLNYNGLGDGAKDLAKEIKRTIRVSFSEQLQRRLITSLERCQKTLSEAEEKSNKLLKSRSRKLLQVLDPDEVKRLRDNLRSRDKDLRSVVEDIHLEIGAQTLKDVRQIKDMSYQTKHICRQARDTADQTKRMTSKLHSDVQKNGAVAYRTQATVLNIESQLRKLIKASRSPSPGRQFADWVLPLVRTLLLNGESVDKRQLPNRYAALQNAYSDPDQSDNKIVLVSFLLDEGADPKLTTEGAQSTSLHLATYNNNVKALKAIKRSLVPEDDGPADAKTLAARATKLPVFTKEQEVTTPPRRPSTSMSTVSTVQRYRRHKKEWKSLLYKANKNGRNVLHMVAWGAAPEAAEFLVSEIVRERLSERLVRGQDDKGRTPWDVLSGNFSRGDKDERAFRKMKTAFEKAGAHLAAAQEKELAKEVQAKALPQVDEQHEGTKNAPLHASNHAGARLEAGLRFDLHRNTRTVVGIQPQTQVNDRMTKAISNIQIVEMMTGHWERATAAVEDPRHLRRTPAKTGPTDNGRTVHRQDVRTNKISSHKVTPDTGRSDKAAGEKQKPRKNTPKPRGVHSSQMNKPPPCPNTRAANLPPPVNQRSRSQNTLPDLKQDAECKMRPVSSQSESQKKLKSRVSTGEKKHEGC; encoded by the exons ATGCTCGATCTGGTTACATGTATTGCTAGCTTCGCCTACCAGACCTTTTTGAACTACAACGGCCTGGGAGATGGTGCCAAAGATCTCGCGAAAGAGATCAAAA GGACGATTCGGGTCTCCTTCTCCGAGCAGTTGCAGCGAAGATTGATTACCAGTTTGGAAAGATGTCAGAAGACGTTGTCAGAAGCTGAGGAGAAGTCAAACAAGCTTCTCAAAAGTCGAAGCCGCAAACTCCTCCAAGTTCTAGACCCTGATGAGGTGAAAAGGTTGAGGGACAATTTGCGGTCGAGAGACAAAGACCTGCGATCAGTTGTGGAGGACATCCACCT GGAGATAGGCGCCCAAACACTCAAAGACGTGCGCCAAATAAAAGACATGTCCTACCAGACTAAGCATATCTGTCGCCAAGCAAGAGACACGGCCGACCAAACAAAAAGAATGACCTCCAAATTACACAGTGACGTCCAAAAAAACGGCGCCGTAGCCTACCGAACACAGGCCACTGTCCTCAATATCGAATCCCAACTCAGAAAACTCATCAAGGCATCCCGCTCACCGAGCCCAGGACGCCAATTTGCAGATTGGGTTCTGCCATTGGTGAGGACACTTTTGCTCAACGGTGAGAGCGTCGACAAGCGACAACTGCCTAACAGATACGCTGCTCTACAAAATGCTTATAGTGACCCCGATCAATCCGACAACAAAATTGTTCTTGTAAGCTTTCTGCTCGACGAGGGGGCTGATCCAAAGCTTACCACTGAAGGTGCTCAGTCGACATCCCTACACCTCGCTacctacaacaacaacgtgAAAGCACTGAAGGCTATCAAGAGAAGCTTGGTGCCGGAGGACGACGGACCTGCTGATGCCAAGACACTCGCCGCTCGAGCTACAAAGCTTCCTGTATTCACCAAGGAACAAGAGGTAACGACACCACCCCGTCGACCTTCAACTTCGATGAGTACGGTGTCAACCGTGCAGCGCTATAGACGCCACAAAAAGGAATGGAAGAGTCTCCTATATAAGGCCAACAAGAACGGTAGGAATGTCCTTCACATGGTTGCTTGGGGGGCAGCACCTGAGGCGGCCGAGTTTTTGGTTAGCGAGATTGTGAGAGAGAGGCTGAGTGAGCGGTTGGTTAGGGGGCAGGACGACAAGGGAAGAACGCCTTGGGATGTCTTGTCTGGAAATTTTTCCAGGGGAGATAAGGATGAAAGAGCGTTCaggaagatgaagactgCGTTCGAAAAGGCGGGTGCACACTTGGCTGCAGCTCAAGAGAAGGAACTAGCAAAGGAGGTACAGGCTAAGGCGCTACCTCAAGTCGACGAGCAACATGAAGGTACAAAGAATGC ACCACTCCACGCCAGCAACCACGCCGGAGCCCGCCTCGAGGCAGGTCTGAGGTTCGATCTCCACAGAAACACGAGGACCGTGGTCGGAATACAACCCCAGACTCAGGTCAACGACAGAATGACCAAAGCCATCTCAAATATCCAGATCGTAGAGATGATGACCGGTCACTGGGAAAGAGCGACAGCCGCCGTGGAAGATCCAAGGCACCTACGAAGGACGCCAGCCAAAACAGGACCAACAGACAACGGTCGAACAGTCCACAG ACAGGATGTGCGCACAAATAAGATTTCGAGTCACAAAGTGACACCTGACACTGGCAGGAGCGACAAAGCGGCCGGTGAGAAACAAAAACCCAGAAAGAATACACCAAAACCTCGAGGTGTTCATTCAAGCCAGATGAAcaagccaccaccatgtCCAAATACTAGAGCAGCCAATTTACCGCCCCCCGTGAACCAGAGGAGCAGGTCCCAAAATACCTTGCCTGATTTGAAGCAAGATGCCGAATGCAAGATGCGTCCAGTGTCATCTCAAA
- a CDS encoding hypothetical protein (EggNog:ENOG503P5BJ), with protein MVRLHLPFAAALAHSISALASAIPHVSPNTIIDTRDVSSSSIEDTVLAKPNTVILKPIRFPRPVNTRRELRAAFSLKSEETFYWSGEDGTIAKLRIETAGENENLVNLELIDDLITQVSCPQTDGELKLTFSEEADFDEAEDIWQWVNKKPDNHFFLLVGDGVCGNNTERIIYNVTGLIYNDKKKTAILSVEQTTWKKAAHTFDLTVGRPAVPPSKIEKRQFFKDAWNKIKDGFTKVGKKIKETADKVIGKAKEKVEEIPAVTVPVLGEVNPFDPAFNPDFSIPFESNLTAKTISLSRDQIDASATCVNCFTTGSLLIEARFAAKAFKLSEANVEISLSDELAATAIVALKAQGSVLNGAALSQSIPIFEFSPAGIAIPGVLTLGPTVAISLGAELGELKGSLGVTLGGTASLPKGSTAKLDFLNEARMSKSGWKITFEEQPLKVDANVEARASAFLKGSIGMEVSVVETGFAAELTAKAPTLSASLKTITCLSALPQKTLIHDWL; from the exons ATGGTTCGCCTGCACCTTCCTTTCGCTGCTGCCTTGGCGCACAGCATTTCTGCTCTTGCTAGCGCGATTCCACATGTTTcgcccaacaccatcattgACACTCGCGACGTgagctcatcatccatcgAAGACACAGTCTTGGCGAAACCCAACACTGTCATCCTGAAGCCCATTCGTTTTCCCCGCCCGGTAAATACCAGACGTGAGCTCCGAGCTGCCTTTTCGCTCAAGTCCGAAGAGACTTTTTACTGGTCTGGCGAGGACGGCACCATCGCCAAGCTTCGCATCGAGACCGCCGGCGAAAACGAAAATCTCGTGAACCTCGAGCTCATCGACGACCTCATCACCCAAGTCAGCTGTCCCCAGACCGACGGCGAGTTGAAGCTTACCTTTTCCGAGGAAGCCGACTTTGACGAAGCGGAAGATATATGGCAGTGGGTCAACAAGAAGCCTGACAACCACTTCTTCctgcttgttggtgatggtgtttgtGGCAACAACACCGAGCGTATCATCTACAATGTCACTGGGCTGATCTATaatgacaagaagaaaactgCTATCTTGAGTGTTGAGCAAACAACGTGGAAGAAAGCGGCACATACTTTTGACTTGACCGTCGGCCGACCGGCGGTCCCTCCCAGTAAGATTGAAAAGAGGCAGTTCTTCAAGGATGCGTGGAACAAAATCAAAGATGGGTTTACTAAGGTCGGAAAAAAGATCAAAGAGACCGCCGACAAGGTCATCGGGAAAGCTAAGGAGAAGGTCGAGGAGATTCCAGCTGTTACCGTTCCTGTGCTAGGTGAGGTGAACCCGTTCGACCCAGCTTTTAACCCCGATTTCTCGATTCCATTCGAGTCGAATCTCACGGCAAAGACGATCTCGCTCTCTCGGGACCAAATCGACGCTTCAGCTACATGTGTCAACTGCTTTACGACCGGGTCATTGCTCATTGAGGCAAGGTTCGCGGCCAAGGCGTTCAAGCTATCCGAGGCCAACGTGGAGATCTCTTTGTCCGACGAGCTGGCGGCCACTGCCATTGTTGCTCTGAAGGCGCAAGGCAGTGTGTTGAACGGGGCTGCCTTGTCACAGAGTATTCCGATCTTTGAGTTCTCGCCTGCGGGTATTGCTATCCCTGGTGTGCTCACTCTGGGCCCAACAGTAGCTATCTCTTTAGGTGCTGAGCTTGGTGAGCTGAAGGGGAGTCTTGGCGTCACCCTGGGGGGCACGGCTAGCCTGCCCAAGGGATCAACTGCCAAGCTTGACTTTTTGAATGAGGCCAGAATGAGTAAGAGCGGTTGGAAGATCACGTTTGAGGAGCAGCCCCTGAAGGTGGACGCAAATGTTGAAGCTCGCGCTTCGGCTTTCCTTAAGGGCTCGATCGGGATGGAAGTCAGTGTTGTTG AAACGGGCTTTGCTGCTGAGTTGACTGCGAAAGCGCCAACTTTGTCTGCGTCTTTAAAGACAATCACTTGTTTGTCTGCCCTTCCCCAAAAGACGCTGATTCACGATTGGCTTTGA
- a CDS encoding hypothetical protein (EggNog:ENOG503PX1P): MALSNGYVAYRTTLTNWLPDYQYLHRAPCPEVPVNGGEHWRHDNQSQVKRDTTLVLLPHKRLVISGDFPLGSPWPSNCAAKKSHLRDVKALSSSSSKLTGEKERENKAVKETVWWLKFDCRGVPEEMKGAMQEEDEEKERVKQRQAEKARFQGGRMVQRGNATVWRKEPRFRGSGRVVTLDDPVKDGKELAFGEQILPSDLWRENRRWNAPTVEEGEGMRMEDIIRAEPAYTIRTVQRRTPKKTIKKRVSFKTPLVEEIPYLQPPELLLLDSASDCELSVGSESGCEYDGFLDFSEDEAQGWVPVMVREDQKEEEEGWVSLTGSWMMLGGEPEEKKMVKL; the protein is encoded by the coding sequence ATGGCCCTATCCAACGGCTACGTAGCATACCGAACAACTCTGACGAACTGGCTACCTGATTACCAATACCTACATCGAGCTCCCTGTCCCGAAGTCCCAGTCAACGGTGGCGAACATTGGAGACACGACAATCAGTCACAAGTCAAGCGAGATACTACGCTCGTCCTCTTACCGCACAAGCGCCTTGTTATCTCCGGGGACTTTCCTCTAGGTAGCCCCTGGCCGAGCAATTGCGCCGCGAAGAAAAGCCACTTACGCGATGTCAAGGCTCTCAGCTCAAGTTCATCAAAACTCACaggagagaaggaaagggagaaCAAGGCGGTAAAGGAGACGGTTTGGTGGCTGAAGTTTGACTGTCGGGGTGTGCCGGAGGAAATGAAAGGAGCTAtgcaagaggaggatgaagagaaagaacGAGTTAAGCAGCGACAGGCGGAGAAGGCAAGATTTCAGGGTGGGAGAATGGTGCAGAGAGGAAATGCAACGGTGTGGAGAAAGGAACCTCGATTCAGGGGCAGTGGGAGAGTCGTGACGCTTGATGATCCTGTGAAAGATGGCAAGGAACTGGCCTTTGGAGAGCAAATCCTGCCCAGCGACTTGTGGAGGGAAAACAGACGTTGGAATGCTCCAactgtcgaggagggtgagggaaTGAGAATGGAGGATATCATTCGTGCGGAGCCGGCTTATACGATTAGAACAGTACAACGACGCACCCCGAAGAAGACTATCAAGAAACGGGTCAGCTTCAAAACCCCGTTGGTGGAAGAGATTCCGTACTTGCAACCACCTGAGCTCTTGCTACTGGATTCGGCTAGTGATTGTGAGTTGAGCGTGGGATCGGAAAGCGGATGTGAATATGATGGTTTCCTCGACTTTTCCGAGGATGAGGCTCAGGGATGGGTGCCTGTTATGGTGCGAGAAGACcaaaaggaagaagaggaagggtggGTATCTCTTACTGGGTCCTGGATGATGCTTGGCGGAGAGccggaggaaaagaagatggTGAAGTTGTAG
- a CDS encoding hypothetical protein (EggNog:ENOG503P6E8; COG:S): protein MPGSSLWLLPPLTHPLYSILTKLISSTLPSKCPSEAASSPKVKPHFFSPHMTLTSDVPPSVYASDPQAWLDSIPFPSAEHVKVRFGKVKSQDVFYRRCYISVGYEGVKDLAGVSRARGVFGEEDERGEKTKEWLEWWRKQFGPHVSLMYGDVPITEEKMREVSRIIVDAGVALPDDGQAASGERGMYDGWDGGVVWLVPSDGPIQEWKPIAVIEL, encoded by the exons ATGCCTGGCTCTTCCCTTTGGCTTCTGCCTCCACTGACGCATCCCCTCTACTCCATCCTCACGAAGCTCATCAGTTcgaccctcccctccaagtGCCCCTCCGAAGCTGCATCATCTCCTAAAGTCAAACCGcacttcttctccccccacATGACCCTGACCAGTGATGTCCCTCCCTCTGTCTACGCGTCCGACCCACAAGCATGGCTCGACTCGATCCCCTTCCCTTCTGCCGAACACGTCAAGGTCCGTTTCGGCAAGGTGAAGAGTCAGGATGTTTTCTATAGGCGGTGTTACATATCTGTCGGGTACGAGGGCGTCAAAGACCTTGCGGGGGTTTCGAGGGCGAGGGGAGtgtttggggaagaggacgaaCGGGGCGAGAAGACGAAGGAATGGTtggagtggtggaggaagcagTTTGGGCCGCATGTTAGCTTGATGTA CGGTGATGTACCGATTACTGAGGAGAAAATGAGAGAGGTAAGTCGAATAATTGTGGATGCCGGGGTCGCTTTGCCGGATGATGGACAGGCTGCGAGCGGAGAGAGAGGGATGTACGATggctgggatggtggtgtggtatGGCTGGTTCCATCGGATGGACCGATTCAGGAGTGGAAGCCAATCGCAGTGATAGAATTATAG